One stretch of Zingiber officinale cultivar Zhangliang chromosome 6B, Zo_v1.1, whole genome shotgun sequence DNA includes these proteins:
- the LOC121991034 gene encoding uncharacterized protein LOC121991034 → MAVCELICMLDAYQGYHQVPSARDDQEKVNFITEDGSYCYNMMSFGLKNADIEETFGTLRTYRVKINPQKCLFGVKSGCFLGYIVTERGIEANPSKVKVLQDMPAASQESEGGSTPYGTNNRAVQIHLEDHRPEFALFQDSAPTKPVAGEALRVYLSSTEYVVESDLVRPDGEEQPMYFLSHILKDAESHYTGLEKLAFALPRTTIKEQSLADFVTEVQEPEPEATWQVYVDGSSTRQGSGIGVLLISPHGERMHLSVRLDYRATNNEVEYEALIVGLQVARHVGASKVLIHSDSQLAAQQLSGAFEIRSVRLKFYAEAFEKLKNQVADELAKLASSISPIVIQQPIERVSLVAHIDRMEGLTFPNDWRTTITEFLKSGATPPDRLEVHLLRRRACRFVLIGDQLYKKAFSRPLLKCVGPEDVDYILQEVHQGSCGGHSGGHSLARKILLDGYFWPTLQADAAWTVATCLSYQKYHNSSHRPV, encoded by the exons ATGGCTgtgtgcgagttgatatgcatgctggacgcataTCAGGGGTACCATCAAGTGCCGTCCGCCCGTGATGATCAGGAGAAAGTAAACTTCATAACGGAAGACGGCAGTTACTGCTACAACATGATgtcattcggactgaagaacgcag atatagaggaaaccttcGGGACGCTAAGGACATATAGGGTCAAGATAAATCcccagaaatgtctgttcggagtaAAAAGTGGGTGTTTCCTGGGgtacatcgtgaccgagcggggcatagaggcgaatccCAGTAAAGTGAAAGTGCTGCAAGACATGCCTGCCGCCTCCCAGGAATCTGAAGGAGGCTCAACGCCTTATGGGACGAATAACCgcgctgtccagattcatctcgaagaccaCCGACCGGAGTTTGCCCTTTTTCAAGATTCTGCGCCAA ccaagccggtcgcCGGGGAAGCCCTTAGAGTTTACTTGTCCTCGACTGAATATGTCGTCGAGTCGGATCTTGTGAGGCCGGACGGTGAAGAACAACCTATGTATTTCTTGAGCCATAtactaaaggatgctgagtcccactacactggtctcgagaaattAGCCTTTGCGCTG CCCCGGACGACCATCAAGGAACAGTCGTTAGCAGATTTTGTCACGGAGGTACAAGAGCCAGAGCCCGAAGCCACCTGGCAAGTGtacgtggacggatcatccactcgacaAGGAAGCGGGATCGGAGTGTTGTTGATCTCTCCCCACGGTGAACGGATGCATTTGTCCGTACGGCTGGACTATCGAGCGACCAATAATGAAGTAGAGTATGAGGCGTTGATAGTAGGCCTGCAGgtcgctcggcatgtgggagccagcAAGGTCTTGATTCATTCCGATTCGCAGTTGGCTGCTCAACAACTTTCGGGAGCTTTCGAGATAAGAAGCGTCAGGCTCAAGTTCTATGcggaggccttcgaaaagctgaaG AATCAGGTTGCGGATGAGTTGGCTAAGCTAGCTAGCTCGATATCACcgatcgtcatccagcagccaatcgaGCGGGTATCTCTGGTCgcccacatcgaccggatggaggggctCACATTTCCAAATGACTGGCGGACGACTATAACAGAATTTTTGAAGTCAGGAGCAACGCCCCCCGATCGGTTGGAAGTGCATCTGCTCAGAAGGAGAGCTTGTCGGTTCGTCCTCATTGGCGACCAGCTCTACAAAAAAGCCTTCTCCAGGCCTCTGCTTAAATGTGTTGGCCCGGAGGATGTGGACTATATTCtgcaagaggtacaccaaggctcaTGCGGCGGGCATTCGGGCGGCCACTCGTTGGCGAGAAAGATTCTTTTGGACggctacttttggccaactttacaggcAGACGCCGCCTGGACAGTCGCCACGTGCTTATCCTACCAAAAGTACCACAATTCCTCACATCGTCCCGTGTAG